One stretch of Deltaproteobacteria bacterium DNA includes these proteins:
- a CDS encoding CvpA family protein produces the protein MNPQTLHSAFSWNGNWLDILIGVIIVVAFVRGLWTGFSRSVSTLAGLVAGFWVAMHLFGPLSERLLFILSNEMWARVAAFVLVFLFVYLGFFLVGVVLQGFLRLIRLGWLDRIAGAGVGIAKGLVMVGVLLFVLTLFLPPKSDLLSGSVLYPRLVAVAQGLSALVPVEIRGQFLWRWRNLVPGDRPQQRRDVKVKGRAGA, from the coding sequence GTGAATCCCCAAACCCTCCACTCCGCCTTTTCCTGGAACGGAAACTGGCTCGACATCCTGATAGGCGTCATCATTGTGGTCGCCTTCGTCCGGGGCCTTTGGACAGGGTTCAGCAGATCCGTCTCGACACTAGCGGGGCTCGTGGCCGGATTCTGGGTGGCCATGCATCTTTTCGGTCCCCTTTCGGAGAGGCTACTTTTCATCCTGTCCAATGAGATGTGGGCCCGCGTCGCTGCCTTCGTTCTCGTCTTTCTCTTCGTATATCTCGGTTTTTTCCTTGTGGGCGTCGTCCTTCAGGGATTTTTACGTCTGATCCGCCTCGGCTGGCTGGACCGTATCGCCGGTGCAGGGGTGGGGATCGCAAAGGGTCTTGTAATGGTTGGGGTGCTTCTTTTCGTTCTCACCCTCTTTCTCCCTCCAAAAAGCGATCTTCTTTCGGGTTCGGTCCTGTATCCAAGGCTGGTGGCTGTTGCGCAGGGTCTGAGCGCCTTGGTCCCCGTAGAGATCCGCGGTCAATTCCTCTGGAGGTGGAGAAATCTCGTCCCCGGCGACAGGCCCCAGCAACGCCGGGATGTCAAGGTAAAAGGTCGTGCAGGAGCTTGA
- a CDS encoding lysophospholipid acyltransferase family protein, which translates to MKVRDALRKTASARGSDRRFLTGVAFSLIDLWLSTCRPRLVHEERFTTLHDKGEPAVIALWHAALIYTLHHFRGVPAAIMVSGSGDGSWVARYIERHGQVPVLGSRHKGGARAVGDLISAVRDRGLHVGIVADGSRGPACVAQKGAVVIARETEAPILPIGMAARPCKRFGSWDRTILPLPFARVVMVYEEPILVPKDSRGTRIEEYQRLLEARLNKATDEAERLLYH; encoded by the coding sequence ATGAAAGTGCGAGATGCCCTACGAAAGACTGCATCAGCCCGAGGGTCGGACCGGCGATTCCTCACGGGCGTGGCTTTCTCCCTTATCGATCTCTGGCTCTCCACCTGCAGGCCCCGCCTGGTGCACGAGGAGAGATTCACCACCCTTCACGATAAGGGAGAGCCGGCTGTCATCGCCCTTTGGCATGCCGCGCTCATTTATACACTCCATCACTTTCGTGGAGTGCCAGCGGCCATTATGGTGAGCGGGAGCGGAGACGGAAGCTGGGTCGCCCGCTACATAGAGAGACACGGCCAGGTCCCTGTCCTTGGATCCCGACACAAGGGTGGGGCCAGGGCGGTGGGAGACCTGATCTCGGCAGTGCGGGACAGGGGGCTCCACGTGGGGATCGTGGCCGACGGCTCCCGCGGGCCTGCCTGTGTCGCACAGAAAGGCGCAGTGGTGATCGCCCGCGAGACAGAGGCTCCCATACTTCCTATTGGCATGGCTGCCCGTCCGTGTAAGCGGTTTGGGAGCTGGGACAGGACCATCCTTCCCCTTCCCTTTGCCCGTGTTGTTATGGTATACGAAGAACCCATCCTTGTGCCAAAGGACTCCCGGGGGACCCGCATCGAGGAATATCAAAGGCTCCTCGAGGCCCGCTTGAATAAAGCAACAGACGAGGCCGAACGCCTTCTTTACCACTAA